In Deltaproteobacteria bacterium, a single genomic region encodes these proteins:
- a CDS encoding sigma-54-dependent Fis family transcriptional regulator, which produces MATRDQAPIRVLAVDDDPRFCELVADTLTGCSVATVANESDALARVQTFDFDVVLTDVNLGGAGGIALCQRISELDPDLPVVVITGFGSIDTAVAAMRAGAYDFVTKPVEMDQLRFTLQRAAGVRALRREVNVLRERVSAQQPSGLLGESLPMRRLLERVAKVAASDATVLLRGESGTGKQLVARAIHGQSKRSDEPWVAVHLATLPSASVEAELFGSAEGGEPRPGAFARAGGGTVLVGEIGDLPLELQPKLLRVLEEGLVRPVGGDADVRVHARVIAATNRDLEAAVEAGRFREDLVFRLGVLDLEVPPLRARGRDILLLAQHFLQGFAAESGKDVRAIGPDVAQRLLDYPWPGNIRELRNAMERAVTLAHGQRIELPDVPERIRSYTRSDVLVVAHNPSELVPMDVVEQRYILRVLEAVGDNKTLAAKVLGLGRKTLYRKLERYGAMERGERRPISVEGHDDTESDDADESH; this is translated from the coding sequence ATGGCGACGCGCGACCAAGCACCGATCCGGGTCCTGGCAGTCGATGACGATCCGCGCTTCTGCGAGCTGGTCGCAGACACGCTGACGGGCTGCTCGGTCGCGACCGTCGCGAACGAGTCGGACGCGCTGGCGCGGGTCCAGACCTTCGATTTCGACGTCGTGTTGACCGACGTCAACCTCGGCGGCGCGGGGGGTATCGCGCTGTGCCAGCGCATCTCCGAGCTCGACCCCGACCTGCCGGTCGTCGTCATCACCGGCTTCGGCAGCATCGACACCGCGGTCGCTGCGATGCGCGCCGGGGCCTACGACTTCGTCACCAAACCGGTCGAGATGGACCAGCTGCGCTTCACGCTGCAGCGCGCAGCGGGGGTCCGGGCCCTGCGTCGCGAGGTCAACGTGCTGCGCGAGCGCGTGAGCGCCCAGCAGCCGTCGGGTTTGCTCGGCGAGAGCCTGCCCATGCGTCGCCTGCTCGAGCGGGTCGCCAAGGTCGCGGCCTCCGACGCAACCGTGCTGCTGCGCGGCGAGAGTGGCACCGGCAAGCAGCTGGTCGCGCGCGCGATCCATGGCCAGTCCAAGCGCAGCGACGAGCCGTGGGTCGCCGTCCACCTCGCGACGCTGCCGAGTGCCTCCGTCGAGGCCGAGCTGTTCGGATCGGCCGAGGGCGGCGAACCGCGTCCAGGTGCCTTTGCGCGGGCGGGCGGCGGTACCGTGCTCGTCGGCGAGATCGGCGACCTGCCGCTCGAGCTGCAGCCGAAGCTGTTGCGCGTGCTCGAGGAGGGGCTCGTGCGCCCCGTGGGTGGTGACGCCGACGTGCGTGTCCATGCGCGCGTCATCGCGGCGACCAACCGCGACCTCGAGGCCGCGGTCGAGGCCGGTCGCTTCCGCGAGGACCTCGTGTTCCGGCTCGGGGTGCTCGACCTCGAGGTCCCGCCGCTGCGCGCCCGCGGGCGCGACATCCTGCTGTTGGCGCAGCACTTCCTGCAGGGCTTCGCCGCCGAGAGCGGCAAAGATGTGCGCGCGATCGGACCGGACGTCGCCCAGCGGCTGCTCGACTATCCTTGGCCGGGCAACATCCGCGAGCTCCGCAACGCGATGGAGCGCGCGGTCACGCTCGCGCATGGGCAGCGCATCGAGCTGCCCGACGTGCCCGAGCGGATCCGCAGCTACACGCGCAGCGACGTGCTGGTGGTCGCGCACAACCCCAGCGAGCTGGTGCCGATGGACGTCGTCGAGCAGCGCTACATCCTGCGTGTGCTCGAGGCCGTGGGCGACAACAAGACCCTCGCGGCCAAGGTCCTCGGCCTGGGGCGCAAGACGCTCTACCGCAAGCTCGAGCGCTACGGCGCGATGGAACGGGGCGAGCGCCGGCCGATCTCGGTCGAGGGTCACGACGACACAGAGTCCGACGACGCCGACGAGTCACACTGA
- a CDS encoding GGDEF domain-containing protein, protein MALATALDLAPSFDDDMLDLEDHAPLRELAGAGGKPRDRLAEGFALVRLLQFLTEADGPDTLLHRAVAGLGLLAEVAWVELDGDAPGDLSVALPASGSRPHVLSVGLEFEADDSAAAMVEHVLSLVSRMYERELGVERLRAEATTDPLTGLWNRRGFEPLLDQALARAARTGEAIAVLAIDVDRFKPINDELGHEAGDRALQGVASALQGAIRPSDVAVRLGGDEFAVLLAGSDAEGARLVCERIRRNLQRHAPLGSRTPSLSFGVADLSSLAHPSVGPTGRAALMAAADAALYAAKSAGRDAIVARSAHPAAIDDDSTRPICVRAS, encoded by the coding sequence ATGGCTCTGGCGACCGCACTCGATCTGGCCCCCTCCTTCGACGACGACATGCTCGACCTCGAGGACCACGCGCCGCTGCGCGAGCTCGCCGGGGCCGGCGGCAAGCCACGCGACCGACTCGCCGAGGGGTTCGCGCTGGTGCGCCTGCTGCAGTTCCTCACCGAGGCCGACGGTCCCGACACGCTGCTGCATCGGGCGGTCGCCGGGCTCGGGTTGCTGGCCGAGGTCGCGTGGGTGGAGCTCGACGGTGACGCACCGGGCGATCTGTCGGTCGCCCTGCCGGCCTCGGGCTCCCGGCCGCACGTCCTGTCGGTCGGCCTCGAGTTCGAGGCCGACGACAGCGCCGCCGCGATGGTCGAGCACGTGCTCTCGCTGGTGTCGCGCATGTACGAGCGCGAGCTCGGCGTCGAGCGGCTGCGCGCCGAGGCCACCACCGATCCGTTGACGGGGCTGTGGAATCGTCGCGGCTTCGAGCCGCTGCTCGACCAGGCGCTGGCCCGGGCCGCCCGTACCGGCGAGGCGATCGCGGTGCTGGCGATCGACGTCGATCGCTTCAAGCCGATCAACGACGAGCTCGGCCACGAGGCGGGTGATCGCGCGCTGCAGGGCGTCGCTTCGGCGCTACAGGGCGCCATCCGCCCCAGCGATGTCGCGGTGCGGCTGGGCGGCGACGAGTTCGCGGTGTTGCTGGCCGGCTCCGATGCCGAGGGCGCACGGCTGGTCTGCGAGCGCATCCGCAGGAATCTGCAGCGCCATGCCCCGCTGGGCTCGCGGACCCCGTCGCTGTCCTTTGGGGTCGCCGATCTCTCCTCGCTCGCGCACCCCAGCGTCGGCCCGACCGGCCGGGCCGCGTTGATGGCGGCCGCCGACGCCGCGCTCTACGCGGCCAAGTCGGCGGGCCGCGACGCGATCGTGGCCCGTTCCGCCCACCCGGCCGCAATCGACGACGACTCCACCCGTCCGATCTGCGTGCGCGCCTCGTAG
- a CDS encoding DUF3124 domain-containing protein, which yields MALATLSGGCGEPKPLAPELVGHRTLQPIAETGTLVVQRTEYVPLYSSLYISDHTQPIDISATLSLRNVSQRVPVVVTAVDYYDSDGQLIRHFLEQPAELGPLETAEYFVARADRTGGSGANFLVRWGLREPGPDLLVQALMHGRDGNAGVSFLTEGRVIDDAPPAAKP from the coding sequence ATGGCTCTGGCGACCCTCTCGGGGGGCTGCGGTGAGCCCAAGCCGCTGGCGCCGGAGCTGGTCGGTCACCGCACCCTGCAGCCCATCGCCGAGACCGGCACGCTCGTGGTGCAGCGCACCGAGTACGTGCCGCTGTACTCGAGCCTCTACATCTCGGACCACACGCAGCCGATCGACATCAGTGCGACCTTGAGCCTGCGCAACGTCAGCCAGCGGGTGCCGGTGGTGGTGACCGCGGTCGACTACTACGACAGCGATGGTCAGCTGATTCGGCACTTCCTCGAGCAGCCAGCCGAGCTCGGCCCGCTCGAGACCGCGGAGTACTTCGTCGCGCGGGCCGATCGCACCGGCGGCAGCGGGGCCAACTTCCTGGTCCGCTGGGGCCTTCGAGAGCCCGGCCCGGACTTGTTGGTGCAGGCGTTGATGCACGGCCGCGACGGCAACGCGGGCGTCTCGTTCCTCACCGAGGGGCGCGTCATCGACGACGCGCCCCCCGCAGCGAAGCCCTAG
- a CDS encoding sugar transferase translates to MTRHQTALFRQLLLIADVGLSAIAFLAAVWLRTKAAALGLPEFFADLGLHGGDDPYSRVLLVMVSVWTFTLWTCRTSDFRVSPAVVAWRHARAVGLSLAALVVASFLFKWGFLSRSFVLLLGLTQMAVLSLGRVGLMWILRRTKRVDDHRVLVIGCGEAAVAFARSLRDRGSWNNRFVGHLCVPGEPCDAAAEPKRGELHELERLLDAEVIDEVVFAVPGRNLDTFEAALQACDLRGVDVLVTMQGMVPSSGKVEIASVTGFDMPMIGLSRVPTSQGRLLTKRVLDIVGSTIAILFAAPVMLAVAIAIRIESKGPVLFKQVRSGRNGRKFVMLKFRSMCTDAEAKLDALQHLNEMDGPVFKIKHDPRITRVGRFIRKTSLDELPQFFNVLFGDMSLVGPRPPLPSEVAKYEAWQRRRLSVRPGITGMWQVSGRNGIDFAQWMKLDLDYIDSWSLWLDLKILFRTLPAVLLRSGAS, encoded by the coding sequence GTGACCCGCCACCAGACCGCGCTGTTTCGCCAGCTCCTGCTCATCGCGGACGTGGGCCTCTCCGCGATCGCGTTCCTCGCGGCGGTGTGGCTGCGCACCAAGGCCGCGGCGCTGGGGCTGCCGGAGTTCTTCGCGGATCTCGGCCTGCACGGCGGCGACGACCCCTACTCGCGGGTCCTGCTCGTGATGGTCTCCGTGTGGACGTTCACGCTGTGGACTTGCCGCACCTCCGACTTCCGGGTCAGCCCCGCGGTCGTGGCGTGGCGACACGCACGCGCGGTGGGGCTCTCGCTCGCGGCCCTGGTGGTCGCCTCCTTCCTCTTCAAGTGGGGGTTCCTGTCGCGCAGCTTCGTGCTGCTGCTCGGGCTCACGCAGATGGCGGTGTTGAGCCTCGGCCGGGTGGGGTTGATGTGGATCCTGCGCCGCACCAAGCGGGTCGACGATCACCGCGTGCTGGTGATCGGCTGCGGCGAGGCGGCGGTCGCGTTCGCCCGCTCGCTGCGCGACCGCGGCTCGTGGAACAACCGCTTCGTCGGACACCTGTGCGTGCCGGGCGAGCCATGCGACGCCGCCGCGGAGCCCAAGCGCGGCGAGCTGCACGAGCTCGAGCGGCTGCTCGACGCGGAGGTCATCGACGAGGTCGTCTTCGCAGTGCCGGGTCGCAACCTCGACACCTTCGAGGCGGCGCTGCAGGCCTGTGATCTCCGCGGCGTCGACGTGCTCGTCACGATGCAGGGCATGGTGCCGTCGTCGGGCAAGGTCGAGATCGCCAGCGTCACCGGCTTCGACATGCCGATGATCGGCCTCTCGCGGGTACCGACCAGCCAGGGCCGCCTCCTGACCAAGCGCGTGCTCGACATCGTCGGCTCGACCATCGCGATCCTCTTCGCGGCGCCCGTCATGCTCGCGGTCGCGATCGCGATCCGCATCGAGTCCAAGGGGCCGGTGCTGTTCAAGCAGGTGCGCTCGGGTCGCAACGGCCGCAAGTTCGTGATGCTCAAGTTCCGCTCGATGTGCACCGACGCCGAGGCCAAGCTCGACGCCCTGCAGCACCTCAACGAGATGGACGGCCCGGTCTTCAAGATCAAGCACGACCCCCGCATCACCCGCGTGGGCCGCTTCATCCGCAAGACCAGCCTCGACGAGCTGCCGCAGTTCTTCAACGTGCTCTTCGGCGACATGAGCCTGGTCGGCCCGCGCCCGCCGCTGCCGTCGGAGGTCGCAAAGTACGAGGCGTGGCAGCGCCGTCGGCTGTCGGTGCGCCCCGGCATCACCGGCATGTGGCAGGTCTCGGGCCGCAACGGCATCGACTTCGCGCAGTGGATGAAGCTCGACCTCGACTACATCGACAGCTGGTCGCTGTGGCTCGATCTCAAGATCCTCTTCCGCACGCTGCCGGCGGTGCTGTTGCGCAGCGGCGCCAGCTGA
- a CDS encoding HAMP domain-containing histidine kinase produces MRIALKITLALTLWTIGVLLVTSERELDHEFELIDRDLADGLVLMGRALRPLVEDAWERGGEAQVEPVIEAAYADERAVQLRWYGPRSAGGRVPEDPELRRGLDRMLATDQEQVLRWPPGDEPDYIVAFLPIHHADGRLAAIELRRSLDVRRGFAERSRRGLWIATIVISSCAALMAIVLGWLLVGQRVGRMIGLLRAVGRGEKARPLPTKARDELTELTHAMNDMVDDLERARERGERESAERERLTQELRHTDRLATIGALMSRLAHELGTPLNVIAARTKLIAREQVSGTAVVDNARIAAEQTDRITAIVRSFLDFSRQSRESKRTFVSPAIVEHIETLLGGLARERHVELVVGHRTEAMVCGDLLLLQQAVTNLVVNALDVAPEGTRVTVDVNNVKVDPPAGRGRGLGEYVCVTVGDRGKGIDPQVLPHLFEPFFTTKPRGEGTGLGLSIASGISHEHGGWISVNSSDGQGTQFMLHLPIDGDARPSTDPGPGSR; encoded by the coding sequence GTGCGCATCGCCCTCAAGATCACCCTCGCGCTGACGCTGTGGACCATCGGGGTCCTGCTCGTCACCTCCGAGCGCGAGCTCGACCACGAGTTCGAGCTGATCGATCGCGACCTCGCGGACGGCTTGGTGCTGATGGGTCGTGCGCTGCGGCCGTTGGTCGAGGACGCGTGGGAGCGGGGCGGCGAGGCCCAGGTCGAGCCCGTCATCGAGGCCGCGTACGCCGACGAGCGCGCGGTCCAGCTGCGCTGGTACGGCCCGCGCAGCGCCGGCGGTCGCGTCCCCGAGGATCCCGAGCTACGTCGCGGACTCGATCGGATGCTCGCGACCGATCAGGAACAAGTGCTGCGCTGGCCGCCCGGCGACGAGCCCGACTACATCGTCGCGTTCCTGCCCATCCACCACGCCGATGGGCGGCTGGCGGCGATCGAGCTGCGTCGCTCGCTCGACGTGCGGCGCGGGTTTGCCGAGCGGAGCCGCCGCGGCCTGTGGATTGCCACCATCGTCATCAGCAGCTGTGCGGCGTTGATGGCGATCGTGCTCGGCTGGCTGCTGGTCGGGCAGCGGGTCGGGCGAATGATCGGGTTGTTGCGCGCGGTCGGCCGCGGCGAGAAGGCGCGCCCGCTCCCGACCAAGGCCCGCGACGAGCTCACCGAGCTCACCCATGCGATGAACGACATGGTCGACGATCTCGAGCGCGCGCGCGAGCGAGGCGAGCGGGAGTCGGCCGAGCGCGAGCGACTGACGCAGGAGCTGCGACACACCGATCGACTCGCGACGATCGGCGCGCTCATGTCGCGACTCGCCCACGAGCTGGGGACGCCGCTCAACGTCATCGCGGCGCGTACCAAGCTGATCGCGCGCGAGCAGGTCTCCGGCACCGCGGTGGTCGACAACGCCCGCATCGCCGCCGAGCAGACCGATCGCATCACCGCAATCGTGCGCAGCTTCCTCGACTTCTCCCGGCAGTCCCGCGAGTCGAAGCGCACGTTCGTGTCGCCGGCGATCGTCGAACACATCGAGACATTGCTCGGCGGCCTCGCGCGCGAGCGTCATGTCGAGCTGGTGGTCGGGCATCGCACCGAGGCGATGGTCTGCGGCGACCTGCTGCTGCTGCAGCAGGCCGTCACGAACCTGGTCGTGAACGCGCTCGACGTCGCCCCCGAGGGCACACGGGTGACGGTCGACGTGAACAACGTGAAGGTGGATCCACCGGCCGGACGCGGTCGGGGCCTCGGCGAGTACGTCTGCGTGACGGTCGGCGATCGCGGCAAGGGCATCGACCCGCAGGTGCTTCCCCACCTGTTCGAGCCGTTCTTCACCACCAAGCCGCGCGGCGAGGGCACCGGACTCGGCCTGTCGATCGCTTCGGGCATCTCGCACGAACACGGCGGATGGATCAGCGTCAACTCGAGCGACGGCCAGGGTACGCAGTTCATGCTACACCTGCCGATCGATGGCGACGCGCGACCAAGCACCGATCCGGGTCCTGGCAGTCGATGA
- a CDS encoding polymer-forming cytoskeletal protein, producing MAWFKPKRRDEPQPQAALPPASETPTDAVAIDVSFDSDDALARAVAHDQAALAEPAVPAGPSVRSSTPSGSAIRDDGTRLSEDTTIIGSIATASDLYIAGRIEGDVESGAAIHIGPEAAVVGDISALRVAVDEGGAIEGAVVATDAVIGGLVRGRVTTSGRLAIRSSGRVFGDVSAVAVQVDEGATLQGRCTMTRR from the coding sequence ATGGCGTGGTTCAAACCCAAGCGACGAGACGAGCCCCAGCCGCAGGCAGCGCTGCCGCCCGCGAGCGAAACCCCGACCGACGCGGTCGCGATCGACGTGTCGTTCGACTCCGACGATGCGCTCGCGCGCGCGGTCGCCCACGACCAGGCGGCGCTCGCCGAGCCCGCTGTGCCGGCCGGGCCGAGCGTCAGGAGCTCGACGCCGAGTGGGTCGGCGATCCGCGACGACGGCACACGTCTGTCGGAGGACACGACGATCATCGGGTCGATCGCGACCGCCTCCGACCTCTACATCGCCGGGCGCATCGAAGGCGACGTCGAGTCGGGCGCGGCGATCCACATCGGTCCGGAGGCGGCGGTGGTCGGCGACATCTCGGCGCTGCGCGTCGCCGTCGACGAAGGCGGCGCGATCGAGGGCGCCGTGGTCGCCACCGATGCGGTGATCGGCGGGCTCGTGCGCGGCCGCGTGACCACGAGCGGTCGGCTCGCGATCCGCAGCAGCGGCCGCGTCTTTGGTGACGTCAGCGCAGTCGCCGTGCAGGTCGATGAGGGCGCCACGCTGCAGGGGCGCTGCACGATGACGCGGCGTTAG
- a CDS encoding slipin family protein, translated as MEILFALLFMAGVVMLTGVRVLREYERAVVFRLGRARKQLSGPGMVLMLPLGIDRARTVDTRTKVVQIPPQEVITQDNISVMVDAVVYITVESPMHAVLEVEQYMPATLQLAATTMRAVIGRMDLDEILAHRDRVNDEVRTILDTRTEQWGVEISAVELKDIVLPQEMKRALARQAEAERERRAKIIAAEGELQAAAKLSEAADVMSRNPAAMQLRLYQTMVEISGEPASKIVLPIPIEIMSGMGSRGANVEQITAVVKQVLGSATAVAAAPTAPAIAAAKGSDAGVPAPVRVRQGEPPSPAAHRPVGDDG; from the coding sequence ATGGAGATATTGTTCGCGCTGTTGTTCATGGCTGGCGTGGTGATGCTCACCGGGGTGCGCGTGCTGCGGGAGTACGAGCGCGCGGTGGTGTTCCGACTGGGTCGGGCGCGCAAGCAGCTGTCGGGTCCGGGCATGGTGCTGATGCTGCCGCTCGGCATCGATCGCGCGCGCACCGTCGACACCCGCACCAAGGTGGTCCAGATCCCGCCGCAGGAGGTCATCACGCAGGACAACATCTCGGTGATGGTCGACGCGGTCGTGTACATCACCGTCGAGTCGCCGATGCACGCGGTGCTCGAGGTCGAGCAGTACATGCCGGCGACGCTGCAGTTGGCGGCGACGACCATGCGCGCGGTGATCGGCCGCATGGACCTCGACGAGATCCTCGCCCATCGCGATCGCGTCAACGACGAAGTCCGCACGATCCTCGACACCCGCACCGAGCAGTGGGGTGTCGAGATCTCGGCGGTCGAGCTCAAGGACATCGTGCTGCCGCAGGAGATGAAGCGCGCGTTGGCGCGGCAGGCCGAGGCGGAGCGCGAGCGTCGGGCGAAGATCATCGCTGCCGAGGGTGAGCTACAGGCGGCGGCCAAGCTCTCGGAGGCCGCCGACGTCATGTCGCGCAACCCCGCGGCAATGCAGCTGCGGCTCTACCAGACCATGGTGGAGATCTCGGGCGAGCCGGCGTCGAAGATCGTGCTGCCGATCCCGATCGAGATCATGAGCGGCATGGGTTCTCGCGGCGCGAACGTCGAGCAGATCACCGCGGTGGTGAAGCAGGTGCTGGGCAGCGCGACGGCGGTCGCCGCTGCGCCGACCGCCCCGGCGATCGCCGCCGCCAAGGGCAGCGACGCCGGCGTGCCTGCGCCGGTGCGCGTGCGCCAGGGCGAGCCACCGTCACCCGCCGCGCATCGCCCGGTGGGCGACGACGGCTAG
- a CDS encoding ATP-binding protein: MGSQAPAPPAILCTTRVLSSCATVASTATPTVHAALDELVHQFTDRFAFVRELVQNAIDAGSDEIDVDVRWQAGEHGTGVVSIHVDDFGDGMTREIIEKRLTRLFSSSKEGDHTKIGKFGIGFVSVFALDPEFVCIDTAREGESWRVLFRRDRTYELIALDQPVDGTKITLLLPGDARRHAEIARGCEAALRHWCRHVAADVRFAGASVREPFALPHAVVSIELDDPFAKIVVGHHADLSSFHAFYNSGLTLFETTVARGATAALDGLAFKVSSPQLEHTLTRDAVIEDEGFHRALARVLAGARTELAAAVFAALAREAEPSRRAALQRVALWHVAADTLAPAIAAGHAVVHTPSGVGLSISELRRRAKDRGIGYARQRSTLTDALEQAGFVVLHGSRETVLEQLAEALVPRADHHEIETRWCRPQLLREEDCPRAWPQLRDALAALLRAAGAKLAGIVPGDFDYPDSAIVERVAITQPEPGAIVGLDELHTLATGVWSRRHALVVHLRHPAVREFLALASGEPELAAYLLAKALRVGRSLDEAVDTRMLEHVMERRWPSSTP, encoded by the coding sequence GTGGGCTCGCAGGCCCCGGCGCCGCCGGCGATCCTCTGTACGACGCGGGTGTTAAGCTCGTGCGCGACCGTGGCCAGCACCGCGACCCCGACCGTGCACGCCGCGCTCGACGAGCTGGTGCACCAATTCACCGATCGCTTCGCGTTCGTGCGCGAGCTGGTCCAGAACGCGATCGACGCCGGCAGCGACGAGATCGATGTCGACGTGCGCTGGCAGGCCGGCGAGCACGGTACCGGCGTCGTGTCGATCCACGTGGACGACTTCGGCGACGGCATGACGCGCGAGATCATCGAGAAGCGCCTCACGCGGCTGTTCTCGTCCTCGAAGGAGGGCGATCACACCAAGATCGGCAAGTTCGGCATCGGCTTCGTGTCGGTGTTCGCACTCGACCCCGAGTTCGTGTGCATCGACACCGCGCGCGAGGGCGAGAGCTGGCGAGTTCTGTTCCGGCGCGATCGCACCTACGAGCTCATCGCGCTCGACCAACCGGTCGACGGCACCAAGATCACGCTGCTGCTGCCCGGTGACGCCCGGCGCCACGCCGAGATCGCCCGCGGTTGCGAGGCGGCGCTCCGACACTGGTGCCGTCACGTTGCCGCCGACGTGCGCTTTGCGGGCGCTTCGGTGCGGGAGCCGTTCGCGCTGCCGCACGCGGTGGTGAGCATCGAGCTCGACGACCCGTTCGCGAAGATCGTCGTCGGACACCACGCCGACCTCTCGAGCTTCCACGCATTCTACAACTCGGGCCTCACGCTGTTCGAGACCACCGTCGCCCGCGGTGCCACCGCCGCGCTCGATGGGCTGGCGTTCAAGGTGTCGTCGCCGCAGCTCGAGCACACGCTCACCCGCGATGCGGTGATCGAGGACGAGGGCTTCCACCGCGCGCTCGCGCGGGTGCTGGCCGGCGCGCGCACGGAGCTCGCCGCCGCCGTGTTCGCAGCGCTGGCGCGTGAGGCCGAGCCGAGCCGGCGCGCGGCGTTGCAGCGCGTCGCGCTGTGGCACGTGGCTGCCGACACGCTCGCGCCGGCGATCGCCGCCGGCCATGCCGTGGTGCACACGCCGTCAGGGGTCGGGTTGTCGATCTCCGAGCTGCGTCGCCGCGCGAAGGACCGCGGCATCGGCTATGCGCGGCAGCGCAGCACGCTGACCGACGCGCTCGAGCAGGCCGGCTTCGTGGTGCTGCACGGCTCGCGCGAGACGGTGCTCGAGCAGCTCGCCGAGGCATTGGTACCGCGGGCAGACCACCACGAGATCGAGACCCGCTGGTGTCGGCCGCAGCTGCTGCGGGAGGAAGACTGCCCGCGCGCGTGGCCGCAGCTGCGCGACGCGCTGGCGGCACTGCTGCGTGCCGCCGGGGCCAAGCTCGCCGGCATCGTGCCGGGTGACTTCGACTACCCCGACTCCGCCATCGTCGAGCGCGTCGCGATCACCCAGCCGGAGCCCGGCGCCATCGTCGGCCTCGACGAGCTGCACACGCTCGCGACGGGGGTGTGGAGCAGGCGACACGCGCTCGTGGTCCACCTCCGCCACCCAGCGGTGCGCGAGTTCCTCGCGCTCGCGTCGGGCGAGCCCGAGCTCGCTGCCTACCTCCTCGCCAAGGCGCTGCGAGTGGGACGCAGCCTCGACGAGGCGGTCGACACCCGCATGCTCGAACACGTGATGGAGCGACGATGGCCGAGCTCGACGCCATAG